One Eremothecium cymbalariae DBVPG#7215 chromosome 2, complete sequence DNA window includes the following coding sequences:
- the PGC1 gene encoding phosphatidylglycerol phospholipase (similar to Ashbya gossypii AFL096C) — translation MVQIIGHRAYKGRGEYPENTLLAYDKAYEAGVDVIETDIQMSKDGIVVINHDSNTGRIYNNGFKIKGTTWSRLKYLHAKGHPDVTLPSFRDALEWLTRHKNVRLMVDVKLTNEKIILVKALVDMLYVVDDLSYWRERIIFGLWSIDWYEYGVQTAVLKGFRIVNITLSLRTLDAFIKYSEELDDPNYKLYGISLQFVSTWTREFQQKWLEFFRNSPIELYLWTVNKESDIKYLSHLPVAGIITDYPNEACKNKEMWSAFNKLREFPCITTKEAFRIYCYLYIYKMVDAVAFSSWARFPVIGDRSFTKLCFSLLKKTHFI, via the coding sequence ATGGTACAGATTATTGGTCATAGGGCTTATAAGGGCAGAGGAGAATATCCTGAGAATACGCTCCTAGCATATGATAAGGCGTACGAGGCTGGTGTTGACGTTATTGAAACAGATATTCAGATGTCAAAAGACGGAATTGTGGTGATAAATCATGATAGTAATACAGGCAGGATATACAATAAtggttttaaaattaaaggtACGACCTGGTCTCgtttgaaatatttgcaTGCTAAAGGCCATCCGGACGTCACTTTACCCTCTTTTCGAGATGCCCTAGAGTGGTTAACAAGGCATAAGAATGTGAGGTTAATGGTAGATGTTAAGCTCACCAATGAAAAGATTATATTAGTAAAGGCATTGGTAGATATGCTTTATGTGGTGGATGATTTGTCCTATTGGAGAGAGAGGATCATTTTTGGGTTGTGGAGTATAGATTGGTATGAATATGGCGTACAAACCGCCGTACTGAAGGGATTCCGGATTGTGAACATTACGCTATCCCTTAGAACACTCGACGccttcatcaaatattctgAAGAACTGGACGACCCCAACTACAAGTTATACGGGATCAGCTTACAATTTGTGAGCACCTGGACCCGCGAATTCCAACAAAAATGGTTAGAATTCTTCCGCAACAGCCCCATAGAGCTCTATTTATGGACAGTTAATAAAGAAAGTGACATCAAGTACCTTTCGCACTTACCTGTGGCTGGAATAATTACCGATTACCCAAACGAAGCTTGCAAGAACAAAGAAATGTGGTCAgcttttaataaattacGTGAATTTCCCTGTATAACTACGAAAGAAGCCTTCAGGATTTATTGCTACctatatatttacaaaatGGTCGACGCCGTTGCATTTTCCTCTTGGGCTCGTTTCCCTGTGATCGGAGACAGGTCCTTTACCAAGCTTTGCTTcagtttattgaaaaaaacCCACTTCATTTGA